From a single Clostridium isatidis genomic region:
- a CDS encoding DUF1836 domain-containing protein, protein MDTKELMELFNSLNLNKQISLEELPELDLYMDQVIQLFDNKFKDSKRKEDDKALTKTMINNYSKGKLLMPVRNKKYTKEHLILMSLIYNLKGALSISDIKSVLNTIVGSLEKNEGYPLRELYKLFLSRNERAVNEVECSIENIGKDIENIKSNGEIQINEFERNFLLLVSFISMSNMYRKMGEKLIDEYFNKL, encoded by the coding sequence ATGGATACAAAGGAATTAATGGAATTATTTAATAGTTTAAATTTAAATAAGCAAATATCTTTAGAGGAGTTACCAGAGCTTGATTTATATATGGATCAGGTGATTCAATTATTTGATAATAAGTTTAAGGACAGTAAGAGAAAGGAAGATGATAAGGCCTTAACTAAAACTATGATAAATAATTATTCTAAAGGAAAGTTATTAATGCCTGTTAGAAATAAAAAATATACAAAAGAACATTTAATATTAATGAGTCTTATATATAATTTAAAGGGTGCATTATCAATAAGTGATATTAAAAGTGTGTTAAATACTATAGTAGGGTCTTTAGAAAAGAATGAGGGTTATCCATTAAGGGAATTATATAAATTATTCTTAAGTAGAAATGAAAGAGCTGTTAATGAAGTAGAATGCTCTATAGAAAACATAGGAAAGGATATTGAAAATATAAAATCTAATGGTGAAATTCAAATTAATGAATTTGAGAGAAATTTCTTATTGTTAGTTTCTTTTATAAGCATGAGTAATATGTATAGAAAAATGGGAGAAAAACTAATAGATGAATATTTTAATAAACTTTAA
- a CDS encoding Dps family protein, translated as MKKELNQYLANLAVLNVKLHNLHWNVVGEQFKAIHEFTEGLYDAYFKLYDEIAELLKIRGEYPAASLKTYLEIATVKELAENVDFSTKEVLDIIIADMQLMKNLALNIRTLADEAGDFEIIAEMEDHIKDYNKNLWMLSAMTK; from the coding sequence ATGAAAAAAGAACTTAATCAATATCTTGCTAATTTAGCAGTACTTAATGTTAAACTTCACAATTTACACTGGAACGTTGTTGGCGAACAATTTAAAGCTATTCATGAATTTACAGAAGGATTATATGATGCATATTTCAAGCTATATGATGAAATTGCCGAGTTATTAAAAATTAGGGGCGAATATCCTGCCGCTTCATTAAAAACTTATTTAGAAATTGCAACTGTAAAAGAATTAGCTGAAAATGTTGATTTCTCAACTAAAGAAGTTTTAGATATTATAATAGCTGATATGCAGCTTATGAAGAATCTAGCATTAAACATTAGAACTTTAGCTGATGAAGCTGGAGATTTTGAAATTATTGCTGAAATGGAAGATCATATTAAAGATTATAACAAAAATCTTTGGATGCTATCTGCTATGACTAAATAG
- a CDS encoding ABC-F family ATP-binding cassette domain-containing protein: MITVSNVSLRFGGRKLFEDVNLKFTPGNCYGVIGANGAGKSTFLKILSGEIEPNTGEVHIDPNTRMSVLKQDHYAFDEYEVLETVIMGNKRLYDIMKEKDALYAKADFSEEDGIKAAELEGEFADMNGWEAESDASSLLQGLGIGTDMHYKRMSELAESDKVKVLLAQALFGNPGILILDEPTNGLDLKAINWLEDFLLEFEGIVIVVSHDRHFLNTVCTVMADVDFGKIKFYVGNYDFWYESSQLALKMAKEQNKKKEEKIKELQEFIARFSANASKSKQATSRKKLLEKITLDDIQPSSRRYPFVGFKPEREVGNDILVVEGLTKTIDGVKVLDNVSFRVNKDDKIAFIGDNDIAITTLFKIITGEMEADAGEYKWGITITTSYFPKDNTEFFENCELNLVEWLRQYAGNTLEEQSESYLRGFLGRMLFSGEEALKKAKVLSGGEKVRCMLSRMMLSTANVLILDQPTNHLDLESITAVNNGLRDFKSVVLFSSHDHQFVQTIANRIIDIKEDGSIVDRVMTYDEYLEFSGKTK; the protein is encoded by the coding sequence GTGATAACTGTATCAAACGTAAGTTTAAGATTTGGCGGTCGTAAGCTATTTGAAGATGTAAACTTAAAGTTTACACCTGGTAACTGTTATGGTGTTATTGGTGCAAACGGCGCCGGTAAAAGTACATTTTTAAAAATTCTATCTGGAGAAATTGAACCAAACACTGGGGAAGTTCATATTGATCCTAATACAAGAATGTCTGTTTTAAAACAAGACCACTATGCTTTTGATGAATATGAAGTTTTAGAAACAGTAATAATGGGTAACAAAAGATTATATGACATAATGAAGGAAAAAGATGCCCTTTATGCAAAAGCAGACTTTTCAGAAGAAGATGGAATAAAAGCAGCTGAACTTGAAGGTGAATTTGCTGATATGAATGGATGGGAGGCTGAATCAGATGCTTCATCATTACTTCAAGGCCTAGGCATAGGAACAGATATGCATTATAAGAGAATGTCTGAATTAGCCGAAAGTGATAAAGTTAAAGTTCTTTTAGCTCAAGCATTGTTTGGTAATCCTGGAATATTAATTCTAGACGAGCCTACTAACGGTTTAGATTTAAAAGCAATTAACTGGCTAGAAGACTTCCTTTTAGAGTTTGAAGGTATAGTAATAGTTGTATCTCACGATAGACATTTCTTAAATACTGTATGTACAGTAATGGCCGACGTTGACTTTGGAAAAATTAAGTTCTATGTTGGTAACTATGACTTCTGGTATGAATCAAGCCAATTAGCATTAAAAATGGCTAAGGAACAAAATAAGAAGAAGGAAGAAAAGATTAAGGAATTACAAGAATTTATTGCAAGATTTAGTGCTAATGCTTCAAAATCTAAACAAGCAACTTCTCGTAAGAAATTATTAGAAAAAATAACATTAGATGATATCCAGCCATCAAGCAGAAGATATCCATTCGTTGGATTTAAGCCTGAAAGAGAAGTAGGTAATGATATTCTTGTAGTTGAAGGCTTAACAAAAACTATTGATGGAGTTAAAGTTTTAGATAACGTAAGCTTTAGAGTTAATAAGGATGATAAAATTGCCTTTATTGGTGATAATGATATTGCTATTACAACTCTATTTAAGATAATTACTGGAGAAATGGAAGCAGATGCTGGGGAGTATAAATGGGGAATTACAATAACAACCTCTTACTTCCCTAAAGATAATACAGAATTCTTTGAAAACTGTGAGTTAAACTTAGTTGAATGGCTAAGACAATATGCTGGTAATACCCTAGAAGAACAATCTGAATCTTACTTAAGAGGCTTCCTTGGAAGAATGCTATTCTCAGGAGAAGAAGCTTTAAAGAAAGCTAAAGTTTTATCTGGGGGAGAAAAAGTTAGATGTATGTTATCTAGAATGATGTTATCTACAGCTAACGTACTAATTTTAGATCAACCTACAAACCACTTAGACCTAGAATCTATTACAGCTGTAAACAATGGATTAAGAGATTTCAAGAGTGTTGTATTATTCTCATCTCATGACCATCAATTTGTTCAAACTATTGCAAATAGAATCATTGATATTAAAGAAGATGGATCAATTGTTGATAGAGTTATGACTTATGATGAATACTTAGAGTTCTCTGGAAAAACTAAATAA
- the proB gene encoding glutamate 5-kinase, giving the protein MSNRDKIKDYKRIVVKVGTSTLTYGNGKINLSRIEKLARILSDIMNSGKEVVLVTSGAIGVGVSKLNLKEKPTTIREKQAVAAVGQCELMHIYSKFFGEYSHVVGQVLLTRDVVEDEHVRNNVCNTFETLIENQIIPIVNENDTVSIDEIENIVRFGDNDNLSAIVSKLVKADILIILSDIDGFYDSDPRKNENSKLIREISEITEELEACCGGAGSSLGTGGMITKLTAARTATAAGVDMVLANGENPEILLNILNGEEIGTLFVSNKK; this is encoded by the coding sequence ATGAGTAATAGGGATAAAATAAAAGATTACAAAAGAATAGTAGTAAAGGTTGGAACATCCACATTAACTTACGGTAATGGAAAAATAAATTTATCTAGAATAGAAAAGCTGGCCAGAATACTTTCGGATATTATGAATTCTGGGAAGGAAGTTGTTCTTGTAACTTCTGGGGCAATTGGAGTTGGAGTTTCAAAACTTAATTTAAAAGAAAAGCCAACAACGATAAGAGAAAAGCAGGCTGTAGCAGCAGTTGGGCAATGTGAACTTATGCATATATATAGTAAGTTTTTTGGAGAATACAGTCATGTAGTAGGTCAGGTTTTATTAACAAGAGATGTTGTTGAAGATGAGCATGTTAGAAATAATGTTTGTAATACCTTTGAAACCTTAATAGAAAATCAAATAATTCCAATAGTAAATGAAAATGACACAGTATCTATTGATGAAATTGAAAATATTGTTAGGTTTGGTGATAATGATAATTTATCTGCTATAGTATCAAAATTAGTTAAGGCAGATATTTTAATAATATTATCAGATATTGATGGATTTTATGATTCTGATCCAAGGAAAAATGAAAATTCTAAATTAATAAGAGAAATATCAGAAATAACTGAGGAATTAGAAGCTTGTTGTGGTGGAGCTGGAAGCAGTCTAGGAACTGGTGGAATGATAACTAAACTTACTGCAGCTAGAACTGCAACAGCGGCTGGAGTTGATATGGTTTTAGCGAATGGAGAAAATCCAGAAATACTATTAAATATTTTAAATGGAGAAGAGATAGGAACATTATTTGTTTCAAATAAAAAGTAA
- a CDS encoding ATP-binding cassette domain-containing protein — protein MALIQISNLSKSYGNNLVLKNVNLTIEENKIYGLLGRNGAGKTTLLNLINNRIFPSEGSITIDGESVIENDKVTRKIYFMTEQNLYPESMKIKELLKWSREFYENFNMDYALELCKKFGLNINKKFKNLSTGYSSICKIIITLASGAEILIFDEPVLGLDANHRDLFYKELVSNYIEEPKTIIISTHIIEEISDILEKVIIIKDGEVLSDKEVESLLDEAYIVSGPAEKVDEYISSKKCINVDSLAGFKAATIAGKISKNDKREIERMNLEISKVELQKLFIYLTGKEGTI, from the coding sequence GTGGCTCTAATACAAATATCTAATTTGTCAAAAAGCTATGGCAATAATTTAGTTTTAAAAAATGTAAATTTAACAATAGAAGAAAATAAGATTTATGGTTTATTAGGAAGAAATGGTGCAGGGAAGACTACTTTATTAAATCTTATAAATAATAGAATTTTTCCAAGTGAAGGTAGTATTACTATAGATGGGGAAAGTGTTATAGAGAACGATAAGGTAACAAGAAAAATATATTTTATGACAGAACAAAACTTGTATCCTGAAAGTATGAAGATAAAGGAATTACTTAAATGGAGCAGGGAATTTTATGAGAATTTTAATATGGATTATGCATTAGAGCTTTGCAAAAAATTTGGGCTTAATATAAATAAAAAATTTAAAAATCTTTCTACAGGATATTCTTCTATATGTAAAATAATTATTACACTTGCTTCCGGAGCGGAAATATTAATTTTTGATGAACCAGTTTTAGGATTAGATGCAAATCATAGAGATTTATTTTATAAAGAGTTAGTTTCTAATTATATCGAAGAGCCGAAAACAATTATAATTTCAACTCATATTATAGAAGAAATCTCAGATATTTTAGAAAAAGTAATCATAATAAAGGATGGGGAAGTTCTTAGCGATAAAGAAGTAGAAAGTCTTTTAGATGAGGCATATATAGTATCTGGACCAGCAGAAAAAGTTGATGAATATATTTCTTCTAAGAAATGCATTAATGTTGATTCTCTTGCAGGATTTAAAGCAGCAACGATAGCAGGTAAAATATCTAAAAATGATAAGAGGGAAATCGAAAGAATGAACTTAGAAATTTCTAAGGTTGAACTTCAAAAGTTGTTTATATATCTAACTGGTAAGGAGGGAACTATCTAA
- a CDS encoding glutamate-5-semialdehyde dehydrogenase, producing the protein MKTVRELGKRAKEASYDLGVASTSEKNKALELMALALLKNKEEIIKANEIDIEKAKEKGTPASLIDRLYLNEERIEGMAKGVREIAALDDPVGEVIEMWKRPNGLQIGKQRVPMGVIGIIYEARPNVTSDAAALCLKTGNAVILKGGSDAINSNKAIVKVLVEEVKEAGLPEASIQLIEDTSREATTEMMKLNEYIDVLIPRGGAGLIQTVVKNATVPVIETGVGNCHIYVDENADFEMAKNIIINAKTSRPGVCNAAEKIVINEKIAAEFLPIIVKELREKSVEIRGDKKVINILKDVKAATEEDWGREYLDYIIGVKIVKDVDEAISHINKYGSGHSEAIITESYKNSQKFLNKVNAAAVYVNASTRFTDGGEFGFGAEIGISTQKLHARGPMGLKELTTVKYIIYGNGQIR; encoded by the coding sequence ATGAAAACAGTAAGAGAATTAGGAAAAAGAGCTAAGGAAGCTTCTTATGATCTTGGGGTTGCATCAACATCGGAAAAAAATAAGGCTTTAGAGCTTATGGCATTAGCTTTACTTAAGAATAAGGAAGAAATAATCAAGGCAAACGAAATAGATATTGAAAAAGCAAAGGAAAAGGGTACTCCTGCTTCCCTTATTGATAGGTTATATTTAAATGAAGAAAGAATAGAAGGAATGGCTAAAGGAGTTAGAGAAATAGCAGCTCTTGATGATCCTGTTGGAGAAGTAATAGAAATGTGGAAGAGACCAAATGGTCTTCAAATTGGTAAGCAAAGAGTTCCAATGGGAGTTATAGGAATAATATATGAAGCCAGACCAAATGTAACTTCTGATGCAGCTGCCTTATGCTTAAAAACGGGAAATGCAGTTATTTTAAAAGGTGGAAGTGACGCTATAAATTCTAACAAGGCAATAGTTAAAGTCCTTGTAGAGGAAGTTAAGGAAGCTGGATTACCAGAGGCTTCTATTCAGCTTATAGAAGATACATCAAGAGAAGCTACAACGGAAATGATGAAGTTAAATGAATATATAGATGTTTTAATTCCAAGAGGAGGAGCAGGGTTAATTCAAACTGTTGTAAAGAATGCTACAGTTCCTGTTATAGAAACAGGGGTAGGTAACTGTCATATTTATGTTGATGAAAATGCTGATTTTGAAATGGCTAAAAATATAATAATTAATGCTAAAACTTCTAGACCAGGGGTTTGTAATGCAGCGGAAAAAATAGTAATTAATGAGAAGATAGCTGCTGAATTTTTACCTATAATAGTAAAGGAACTTAGAGAAAAGTCTGTTGAAATCAGAGGAGATAAAAAGGTAATAAATATTCTTAAAGATGTAAAAGCTGCTACTGAAGAAGACTGGGGAAGGGAATATTTAGATTATATAATAGGAGTTAAAATCGTTAAAGATGTAGATGAAGCAATCAGTCATATAAATAAATATGGTTCAGGACATTCAGAAGCAATAATTACTGAAAGCTATAAAAATTCTCAGAAATTCTTAAATAAAGTAAATGCAGCTGCAGTATATGTTAATGCTTCAACTAGATTTACTGATGGCGGTGAATTTGGTTTTGGAGCAGAAATTGGAATAAGTACTCAAAAACTTCATGCAAGGGGTCCTATGGGCCTTAAGGAACTAACAACAGTAAAATATATAATCTATGGTAATGGTCAAATCAGATAA
- the trhA gene encoding PAQR family membrane homeostasis protein TrhA, which yields MKSITKLREPINCLTHGIGFVLSLIALILMTTKGIINGLNGKGISALVIFGVSLCLLYLTSSTYHGVKCKENIILTLRKLDHSMIFVLISGSYAPYCLIALEDFNGTLFFIIISALGILGIIFKLLWFNCPRWLQTALYIALGWAAAFLIKPLSNVLDFPSLLFLIIGGVLYTIGGVIYGLKPEKMKFGQFGFHEIFHIFIMLGSLCHFISVFFYII from the coding sequence ATGAAATCAATAACTAAATTAAGAGAACCTATAAATTGCTTAACTCATGGAATAGGCTTTGTTTTATCTCTTATTGCTTTAATTTTAATGACTACCAAAGGAATAATTAACGGACTAAATGGAAAGGGAATTTCAGCCCTAGTAATATTCGGAGTAAGCTTATGCCTGCTATATTTAACATCTTCAACTTATCATGGGGTAAAGTGTAAGGAAAATATTATTCTAACCTTAAGAAAATTAGATCATTCAATGATTTTTGTATTAATTTCAGGCTCCTATGCTCCTTATTGTTTAATAGCATTAGAAGATTTTAATGGAACTTTGTTCTTTATAATAATTTCAGCATTAGGAATTCTAGGCATAATATTTAAACTCCTTTGGTTTAATTGTCCTAGATGGCTACAAACTGCTCTCTATATAGCTTTAGGCTGGGCTGCTGCTTTTTTAATAAAACCTTTATCAAATGTCTTAGACTTTCCAAGCTTACTCTTCTTAATTATTGGAGGGGTTTTATATACAATAGGAGGAGTAATTTATGGTTTAAAGCCTGAAAAGATGAAATTTGGTCAATTTGGCTTTCATGAAATATTTCATATATTTATAATGTTAGGCAGCCTTTGCCACTTTATATCTGTTTTCTTTTATATAATATAA
- a CDS encoding GntR family transcriptional regulator, with protein MKLDFNSEIPIYIQIAQSIEDGILKGIFKEDEAIPSTTEISVKFKINPATVAKGFNLLVDEGIIYKRRGVGMFVSKGSKEILIQKRKDSFYKNYVVALIEEAKKLGISIEDIIEMIKRGNSCGSNTNI; from the coding sequence ATGAAATTAGATTTTAATAGTGAAATACCAATATATATTCAAATAGCCCAGTCTATTGAAGATGGTATTTTAAAAGGAATATTTAAAGAGGATGAAGCAATCCCATCAACTACAGAAATATCAGTAAAATTTAAAATTAATCCAGCGACAGTGGCAAAAGGCTTTAATTTGTTAGTAGATGAAGGAATAATTTATAAAAGAAGAGGTGTTGGAATGTTCGTTTCAAAGGGGAGTAAAGAAATTCTAATACAAAAGAGAAAAGATAGTTTTTATAAAAATTATGTAGTGGCATTAATAGAAGAAGCTAAGAAGTTAGGAATATCTATAGAGGATATTATAGAAATGATAAAAAGGGGGAATAGTTGTGGCTCTAATACAAATATCTAA